The genomic window CGCTCCCGGCGGCCGGGGGCGATCTGGTCGGCCGCCAGCAACTCGTTGAACGCGTCGACGGCGATCCCCGCGACAGCGGTCAACCGCTCTAACTCGACGTTGTCCTTGACTAGGCGCTGATCTTCGATGACCCCGGACACCGGCACGAGAGTCACGTCGTCCCCGCAGGCCTCCTGCAGTTTTTCCAGCTGGGACACCGTCACGGCGTCGGCTTCGAAACCGATGCGGCGGGGCCCTTCGATCTCGCGCAACAGGCTGACCGCGCTGTTCCTCGCAATGTCCGCCTCGATGTCCGGGACTTCCTCGGCGATCTGGGTGGTGTAACGGCCGTCGGTGGCGATCGAGACGCTCAAATCCTTGCTGATCACCATCGCGCCGTTGGATCCTGAAAACCCGGAATAATACCGGACGTGGATCATCCGGGTCACCAGCATGGCGTCGATGCGCTGGCCGGCGAGAGTGGCCGCCAGTGCTCGGCGTCGGGTAGCGAAACGGGTGTCAGCGTAAGCCATGAAATACTCTCCGGGGTCAGGGGGAAGGTGATATCCCCCTCACTCTACTGGCTCAACCGCCCCGCGAAGTCCTGCAAGGCGTACCGGTACCCGGCCACCCCCAGCCCGGCGATTACCCCGCGGGCGATCGGGGAAAGGAAGGAATGATGCCGGAACTCCTCGCGGGCGTGCACGTTGGAGATGTGCACCTCGATGAATCCGGCCCGGTCGGCCACCTCCGCCAATGCGTCGCGTAGCGCCACGGACGTGTGGGTGAATCCGCCGGGGTTGATGATCACTCCCCAGCCTTTGTCCGCGGCCTCGTGCACCCAGTCGAGCAGGTCGCCTTCGTGGTTGGACTGTCGGCATTCGAGCCCGACGCCCAGGTCCTGGGCATGAGCGGCGAGATCAGCTTCGATGTCGGCGAGGGTGGTGGCGCCGTAGACGTCGGGCTGCCTTTTGCCCAGTCGGTTGAGGTTCGGCCCGTTGAGGACGAGGACGGTGTGCGGTCGCATGCTTTATCCCCTGTCCCGTTATTCCGCAAGCGCCGCGTAGGCGGCCTGCAACTCGTCGAGGCTGGGCCCCTCGAGCCGGGTCATCTCGCCGACCGCCCCGTCCAGGGCGACAAAGCGGATGATGCCGTCGCGGTTTTTCTTGTCGCGGGTCATGGCGTCGTGGAGTTCGTCGAAATGCC from Corynebacterium maris DSM 45190 includes these protein-coding regions:
- the aroQ gene encoding type II 3-dehydroquinate dehydratase, with protein sequence MRPHTVLVLNGPNLNRLGKRQPDVYGATTLADIEADLAAHAQDLGVGLECRQSNHEGDLLDWVHEAADKGWGVIINPGGFTHTSVALRDALAEVADRAGFIEVHISNVHAREEFRHHSFLSPIARGVIAGLGVAGYRYALQDFAGRLSQ